In the Arachis ipaensis cultivar K30076 chromosome B10, Araip1.1, whole genome shotgun sequence genome, one interval contains:
- the LOC107621865 gene encoding probable calcium-binding protein CML32 has protein sequence MGITEACSRFIVDFLQAFKHSSPPSSIHDELDHNHHSPDCKPQNSLKLDDNTVRALMTVFGMQNNGRIKKENARRVVEKLGLVHDKDNNNKASSSPSRFELHGDGGLLEGDEVPVEEVLGDLEDMSKRNELLHEAFKIFDEDGDGYIDAMELKRVLDCLGLDKGWDMNTIEKMVKVVDLNLDGKVDFGEFELMMG, from the coding sequence ATGGGCATAACAGAAGCATGTTCAAGGTTCATTGTTGACTTCTTGCAAGCATTCAAACACTCATCACCACCAAGCTCAATTCATGATGAGCTTGATCACAATCACCATAGCCCTGATTGCAAGCCCCAGAATTCGCTAAAGCTCGATGACAACACGGTTCGCGCCCTCATGACTGTGTTTGGCATGCAAAACAATGGAAGaatcaagaaagaaaatgctAGAAGAGTTGTGGAGAAGCTTGGTTTGGTGCATGACAAAGATAATAACAACAAGGCCTCATCATCACCATCAAGATTTGAGCTTCATGGTGATGGTGGATTGTTGGAGGGCGATGAAGTGCCGGTAGAAGAGGTTCTTGGTGATTTGGAGGACATGTCAAAGCGCAATGAGCTCTTGCATGAAGCATTCAAGATCTTTGATGAGGATGGAGATGGTTACATTGATGCAATGGAGTTGAAGAGGGTGCTAGATTGTCTTGGTTTGGATAAAGGTTGGGACATGAACACAATTGAGAAGATGGTTAAGGTTGTTGATTTGAATCTTGATGGCAAGGTTGACTTTGGTGAGTTTGAGTTGATGATGGGATAG